The genomic interval cggaTCCCGctctcgccgccgccgccgtcgccGCTTGTTTGTACCGGGGGCCAAGATGGCGGCTCCGCGCCGCGTCACGTGACCGGGCGGGGGACACGTGACGGCGAAGAGGGGCGGAGCTTGGGGGTTTTCGGCCCGCTTCACGTGGTTGCTCTCAGCCCCGCCCCCACAGAGGGGGCGTGTCCTGAGGAGGCGCGgcctgtggaggaggagggggcgtGGTTTGAGGAGGGGGCGTGGCCTGTGGACGCGGAGGGTGGTGGTTGCGATGGGGGCGTGGCTTTGGAGAGAGGAGGCGGTGTCTTAGGGGGCGTGGCTTGGGGAGGGGGCGTGGCGCGCCAGCGGAAGcggaagcggcggcggcggcggcgggacgcGGCGAGgtgcgggcggggggggaacgtggggggggtctgggggttaTGGGGGATttgtggggggctgtggggggttctgtggggctgccagggggtttgggtggggctgtggggggttTGCGGGGCTTCcgggagggctgggggatgTCTGTGGGCTGccaaggggtttggggggtctgAGAGATCTatggggctgctgggaggggtctggggggggctTCTACGGggttgggggggcgggggttcTCCTGGTCTCGAGAGGGGATGCTTGGGGGGGTTTACaggtgtctggggggggggtTATAGGGATCTCGGGGGGCGTCATGGGGGAGCTGGATGGGTTATAGGGATctcgggggggtccccgggggagctggaggggtcccggggggttTAGGGGGGTCTAGGGTGGGCTCTGGGGGTTCCTGGAGGGGTTATGGGGGGGGGTCTAAGGAGGGCTCTGCTGTAGGgatccccaggacccccgcCCCCATGtccctgacacccccccccaccccccccccaggatgTCCTCGGGGGACGCGACAGCCCCGacggcagccccgggggggtccccggcgATGGGGGGGGCGATTTCCAccagcgcccgccgccggcgggggcccggccccccgccccccctccgtcgcccccgctcccagcccggccccccccgccgccgccgacGTTTTCGTGACGGCGCGGACGGATTTCCGAGCTCAGCTGCGACGTTGTCAGCGTCTCCTggcgccggggggggccgggggggctcggggggggtcCCCTCGTGTCCCCCCCCGGGGAGCTGCGCCTCCACGGCCTGGGCCTGGCCGTGCCCCGCACCATCAACCTGGCCCTGCAGCTCCAAGCCGGGGCTCCCGGCGCCCTCCGCCTCCACGCCAGCACCTCCTCCGTCACCCTGCCCCCCctggccgccccccgccgccggcggggac from Phalacrocorax carbo unplaced genomic scaffold, bPhaCar2.1 SCAFFOLD_442, whole genome shotgun sequence carries:
- the POP7 gene encoding LOW QUALITY PROTEIN: ribonuclease P protein subunit p20 (The sequence of the model RefSeq protein was modified relative to this genomic sequence to represent the inferred CDS: deleted 1 base in 1 codon) is translated as MATGLEGAWLGEGAWRASGSGSGGGGGGTRRGCPRGTRQPRRQPRGGPRRWGGRFPPAPAAGGGPAPRPPSVAPAPSPAPPAAADVFVTARTDFRAQLRRCQRLLAPGGAGGARGGPLVSPPGELRLHGLGLAVPRTINLALQLQAGAPGALRLHASTSSVTLPPLAAPRRRRGPPPPRGGALRRRGRRWRTRMRKKKGKGRLPGPAITRPSTSGFAERLPALEGGAPRGFGGAPRGIEGAPRGVGGAPRGVGGAPQGVG